From a single Lolium rigidum isolate FL_2022 chromosome 7, APGP_CSIRO_Lrig_0.1, whole genome shotgun sequence genomic region:
- the LOC124676029 gene encoding peroxidase 50-like, with amino-acid sequence MGVRGVMRFLLLVAVVAASATVCASQLSRNHYAGVCPDVETIVRGAVAKKFQQTFITVGALVHLYFHDCFVEGCDASVLIASTANNTAEKDSTANLSLAGDGFDAVIKAKAALDAVPRCRNQVSCADILTMATRDAIALAGGPAYAVELGRLDGLSSTAASVPGKLAPPSSTLDKLTALFASNGLSQTDMIALSGGHTVGLAHCSTFASRLRPTVDPTLSPKFAAQLQSWCPPNVDARTAVPMDTVTPRAFDNQYFKNLQTGMGLLSSDQLFYTDPRSRPTVDAWAKSEAAFDKAFVAAITKMGRVGVKTDASQGNIRHNCAAFN; translated from the exons ATGGGCGTCCGCGGCGTCATGAggttcctcctcctcgtagcggtGGTGGCCGCGAGCGCCACCGTGTGCGCGTCGCAGCTCAGTCGAAACCACTACGCCGGCGTGTGCCCCGACGTGGAGACCATCGTCCGCGGCGCGGTGGCCAAGAAGTTCCAGCAGACCTTCATCACCGTCGGCGCCCTGGTGCACCTCTacttccacgactgcttcgtcGAG GGTTGCGACGCGTCGGTGCTGATCGCGTCGACGGCGAACAACACGGCGGAGAAGGACAGCACGGCGAACCTGTCGCTGGCCGGCGACGGGTTCGACGCGGTGATCAAGGCGAAGGCGGCCCTGGACGCGGTGCCGCGGTGCCGGAACCAGGTCTCCTGCGCGGACATCCTGACCATGGCCACCAGGGACGCCATCGCGCTGGCCGGCGGGCCGGCGTACGCGGTGGAGCTGGGGAGGCTGGACGGGCTGAGCTCCACGGCGGCCAGCGTCCCGGGCAAGCTGGCGCCGCCGTCGTCCACCCTCGACAAGCTCACGGCGCTCTTCGCCTCCAACGGGCTCTCGCAGACCGACATGATCGCCCTCTCCG GAGGGCACACGGTGGGCTTGGCCCACTGCAGCACGTTCGCGAGCCGGCTGCGGCCGACCGTCGACCCGACGCTGAGCCCAAAGTTTGCGGCCCAGCTTCAGTCCTGGTGCCCGCCCAACGTGGATGCACGCACGGCCGTGCCCATGGATACAGTGACGCCACGGGCCTTCGACAACCAGTACTTCAAGAACCTGCAGACCGGAATGGGCCTGCTGAGCTCGGACCAGCTCTTCTACACCGACCCGCGGTCCAGGCCCACCGTGGATGCCTGGGCCAAGAGCGAGGCCGCGTTTGACAAGGCCTTCGTGGCAGCTATCACCAAGATGGGCCGCGTTGGGGTCAAGACCGATGCGTCCCAGGGGAACATACGCCACAACTGTGCAGCTTTCAACTGA
- the LOC124678069 gene encoding uncharacterized protein LOC124678069 encodes MSCCLRRAAVPVKRVWLGLRWRLRRRRSGLGELTREVRTCEYDDVHVMWGLLSGMDGSAPRKYVYVPVPVPEDSGALAAAAASTGAKRRRKRRADAESAAWSRLFSSCCAF; translated from the coding sequence ATGTCGTGCTGCCTTCGCCGTGCTGCGGTGCCGGTgaagcgtgtgtggctcggcctcCGCTGGCGTCTCCGGCGCCGGCGCAGCGGCCTGGGCGAGCTTACGAGGGAGGTGCGGACGTGCGAGTACGACGACGTGCACGTCATGTGGGGGCTGCTCAGCGGCATGGACGGCAGCGCGCCGCGCAAGTACGTCTACGTACCGGTACCGGTACCGGAAGACTCGGGCGccttggccgccgccgcggcctccaccGGGGCGAAACGGCGGAGAAAAAGGAGGGCCGACGCCGAGTCGGCCGCGTGGAGCCGCCTCTTCTCCTCCTGCTGCGCCTTCTGA